One genomic segment of Bradyrhizobium diazoefficiens includes these proteins:
- a CDS encoding UDP-N-acetylmuramoyl-L-alanyl-D-glutamate--2,6-diaminopimelate ligase produces the protein MKLRELLGQDALGNDTALEPAVAALDVTGVALDSRAVKPGDLFFALAGSKTDGARFIDAAVAAGAVAVVSDHAPDGSKVPFVRVTNPRRALALAAAKFFPAQPATIAAVTGTSGKTSVAAFTRQIWERLGHASASIGTIGLVSPKRTVYGSLTTPDPIALHRQLDEIAREGVTHLAFEASSHGLDQYRLDGVRISAGGFTNLSRDHMDYHPTVAHYLAAKLRLFRELVPPGGAAVISADHDCSAEAIEAAKASNLRVMAVGRNGDGAGEGIRLVEAEVEGFSQKLALEHRGKRYFVRLPLVGEFQIENALVSAGLAIGTGSDAANVFASLEHLEGAKGRLERVGERNGAPIFVDYAHKPDALAKALQALRPYAKRRLVVVFGAGGDRDAGKRPIMGEIAAENADGIIITDDNPRNEKPEAIRAEILATAKGAREIGDRAAAIRTAIEELQEGDALLVAGKGHETGQIIGGEVLPFSDHEAVAAALASRTA, from the coding sequence ATGAAGCTGCGCGAACTCTTAGGTCAGGACGCTCTGGGCAATGACACCGCACTCGAGCCCGCTGTCGCGGCGCTGGATGTCACCGGTGTTGCGCTCGACAGCCGCGCGGTCAAGCCGGGCGATCTTTTCTTTGCTCTGGCCGGCAGCAAGACCGACGGCGCACGTTTCATCGATGCCGCGGTTGCCGCGGGCGCGGTGGCGGTTGTCAGCGATCATGCGCCTGATGGCAGCAAGGTTCCATTCGTCAGGGTGACCAATCCGCGCCGCGCGCTAGCGCTGGCCGCGGCAAAATTTTTCCCCGCACAGCCCGCGACGATTGCCGCGGTGACCGGCACCAGCGGCAAGACCTCGGTCGCAGCATTCACGCGCCAGATCTGGGAGCGGCTGGGGCATGCCTCGGCCAGCATCGGCACCATCGGTCTCGTCTCGCCCAAGCGCACGGTCTATGGCTCGCTGACGACGCCGGATCCGATCGCGCTGCACCGGCAGCTCGATGAGATCGCCCGCGAGGGCGTCACGCACCTCGCCTTCGAGGCCTCGTCGCACGGTCTTGACCAGTATCGCCTCGATGGCGTGCGCATTTCTGCCGGCGGCTTCACCAACCTCTCGCGCGACCACATGGATTATCATCCAACCGTCGCGCATTATCTTGCCGCCAAACTCCGTCTGTTCCGCGAACTGGTTCCGCCGGGCGGCGCGGCCGTGATCTCGGCCGATCACGATTGCTCGGCCGAAGCGATCGAGGCGGCGAAGGCGAGCAACTTGCGCGTGATGGCGGTCGGCCGCAATGGTGACGGGGCAGGCGAGGGCATTCGCCTGGTCGAGGCCGAGGTCGAAGGTTTCTCGCAAAAGCTCGCGCTCGAACATCGCGGCAAGCGCTATTTCGTGCGCCTGCCGCTGGTCGGCGAATTCCAGATCGAGAACGCGCTGGTGTCGGCCGGCCTCGCCATCGGCACGGGCAGCGATGCCGCGAATGTGTTCGCGAGCCTCGAACATCTCGAGGGTGCCAAGGGCCGGCTCGAACGTGTCGGCGAGCGCAACGGCGCGCCGATCTTCGTCGACTATGCACACAAGCCCGACGCACTGGCGAAGGCGCTCCAGGCGCTGCGGCCTTACGCCAAGCGCCGGCTGGTCGTCGTGTTCGGCGCCGGCGGCGACCGCGATGCCGGCAAGCGTCCGATCATGGGCGAGATCGCCGCCGAGAATGCCGACGGCATCATCATCACCGACGACAATCCGCGCAACGAGAAGCCGGAAGCCATTCGCGCCGAAATCCTCGCCACCGCAAAAGGCGCCCGCGAGATCGGCGATCGTGCCGCGGCAATCCGAACCGCGATCGAGGAATTGCAAGAAGGGGATGCGCTGCTCGTCGCCGGCAAGGGACACGAGACCGGACAGATCATCGGCGGCGAGGTGCTGCCCTTCAGTGATCACGAGGCGGTCGCCGCCGCATTAGCGTCGAGGACAGCATGA
- a CDS encoding UDP-N-acetylmuramoyl-tripeptide--D-alanyl-D-alanine ligase, with translation MSAPIWTVAEVARALSAAGSFPDTPIDFVTQDSRLVKPGSLFVALSGTPSGGFVSAFASARDGWEFADKAEASGAVAMIVPHEIAGIRIPQIVVKDTLIDGLWGLARAARARFHGPVIGLTGSAGKTSTKEFLAAYPGAHASPSSFNNFWGVPLTLCNARPDASLWVVEMGMNQQGEIARLSELTRPTVALVVNVQPVHLEKLGSLEAIRREKVSIALGLPEGGVLVLPAGLKASEWKGRVVRFGEHAEVHEVAHAPHGESWQVVAMIGKKEIAFSLTPGAPHRVQNALAALAAIRAANLDAATLAIKLDRVGIMTGRGVEQAAGGVTVIDDSFNGNPASVAAALQSLQARNVTGGRRIAVLGDMLELGDDAPRYHTGLAAHLAGIDGVYCVGPLMRHLFEVLPSGKGLGWHDDPATLQPGEVAKLLKAGDVVVVKGSKKMFWVNKFVPGLVAALQAKA, from the coding sequence ATGAGCGCGCCAATCTGGACGGTGGCCGAAGTGGCGCGCGCGCTGAGCGCTGCCGGATCGTTCCCGGACACGCCGATCGACTTCGTCACCCAGGACAGCCGGCTGGTGAAACCGGGCAGCCTGTTCGTCGCGCTGAGCGGCACGCCGAGCGGCGGCTTCGTCTCCGCCTTCGCCAGCGCGCGCGACGGCTGGGAGTTCGCCGACAAGGCGGAAGCTTCCGGCGCGGTCGCGATGATCGTGCCGCACGAGATCGCAGGCATCCGCATTCCCCAGATCGTGGTGAAGGACACGCTGATCGACGGGCTCTGGGGCCTCGCGCGCGCCGCACGCGCGCGCTTCCACGGGCCGGTGATCGGGCTCACCGGCAGCGCGGGCAAGACCAGCACCAAGGAATTTCTCGCGGCCTACCCAGGCGCCCATGCGAGCCCGTCGAGCTTCAACAATTTCTGGGGCGTGCCGCTGACGCTGTGCAACGCCCGTCCCGATGCCAGCCTCTGGGTCGTCGAGATGGGCATGAACCAGCAAGGCGAGATCGCACGGCTCAGCGAGCTCACGCGGCCGACGGTCGCGCTCGTCGTCAACGTCCAGCCGGTGCATCTGGAAAAGCTCGGCTCGCTCGAAGCCATCCGTCGCGAGAAGGTCTCGATTGCGCTCGGCCTGCCCGAAGGCGGCGTGCTGGTGCTGCCCGCCGGGCTCAAGGCGTCGGAATGGAAGGGCAGGGTGGTGCGCTTCGGCGAGCATGCCGAGGTGCACGAGGTCGCGCACGCGCCGCATGGCGAGAGCTGGCAGGTCGTGGCCATGATCGGCAAGAAGGAGATCGCCTTCAGCCTGACGCCGGGCGCGCCGCACCGCGTGCAGAATGCGCTGGCAGCGCTCGCTGCGATCCGCGCCGCGAACCTCGATGCGGCGACGCTCGCGATCAAGCTCGACCGGGTCGGTATCATGACCGGTCGCGGCGTCGAGCAGGCGGCCGGCGGTGTCACCGTGATCGACGACAGTTTCAACGGCAATCCGGCCAGCGTTGCTGCTGCGCTGCAAAGCCTCCAGGCCCGCAACGTGACCGGCGGCAGGCGTATTGCGGTGCTCGGCGATATGCTCGAGCTCGGCGATGACGCACCTCGCTATCACACCGGCCTTGCCGCGCATCTCGCCGGCATCGACGGCGTCTATTGCGTCGGACCGCTGATGCGCCACCTGTTCGAGGTGCTGCCATCAGGCAAGGGCCTCGGCTGGCACGACGATCCCGCCACGCTGCAACCGGGCGAGGTCGCGAAACTGCTGAAGGCAGGCGATGTCGTGGTTGTCAAGGGCAGCAAGAAGATGTTCTGGGTCAACAAGTTTGTGCCGGGCCTAGTGGCCGCCTTGCAGGCAAAGGCGTAA
- the mraY gene encoding phospho-N-acetylmuramoyl-pentapeptide-transferase, producing MFYWLIDLSNTFPGFGAVRTVLNVFRYITFRTGGAIVTGALFVFLFGPWIIDHLRIRQGKGQPIRTDGPQSHLSKKGTPTMGGLMILSGLTVGTVLWANPLNPYVWIVLAVTLGFGFVGFYDDYLKVTKQTTTGFGGKLRLLIEAAIALVACYALVRLNRDPASTALTIPFLKDTVLHFGWFFVVFGAFVIVGAGNAVNLTDGLDGLAIVPVMIATASFAMIAYLAGNAVFADYLQIKYVAGTGELAVLCGALLGAGLGFLWFNAPPASIFMGDTGSLALGGMLGAIAVAVKHEIVLAVIGGLFVLEAVSVIVQVVSFKLTGKRIFRMAPIHHHFEQLGWTEPQIVIRFWIISVMLALAGLSTLKLR from the coding sequence ATGTTTTACTGGCTGATCGATCTATCCAACACATTTCCGGGCTTCGGTGCAGTGCGCACCGTCTTGAACGTCTTCCGCTACATCACCTTCCGCACCGGCGGCGCCATCGTCACCGGTGCGCTGTTCGTGTTCCTGTTCGGGCCCTGGATCATCGATCATTTGCGCATCCGCCAGGGCAAGGGTCAGCCGATCCGCACCGACGGCCCGCAATCGCATCTCAGCAAGAAGGGCACGCCCACCATGGGCGGGCTGATGATCCTGTCCGGCCTCACGGTCGGCACCGTGCTGTGGGCCAATCCCCTCAACCCCTATGTCTGGATCGTGCTGGCGGTGACGCTCGGCTTCGGCTTCGTCGGCTTCTATGACGACTACCTCAAGGTGACCAAGCAGACCACGACCGGGTTCGGCGGCAAGCTGCGCCTGCTGATCGAGGCGGCGATCGCGCTGGTTGCCTGCTATGCGCTGGTGCGGCTGAACCGGGATCCCGCATCGACCGCGCTGACGATACCGTTCCTCAAGGACACGGTACTGCATTTCGGCTGGTTCTTCGTCGTGTTCGGCGCTTTCGTGATCGTCGGCGCCGGCAACGCGGTGAATCTCACCGATGGTCTCGACGGCCTTGCCATCGTACCCGTGATGATCGCGACCGCGAGCTTTGCGATGATCGCCTATCTCGCCGGCAATGCCGTCTTCGCCGATTATCTCCAGATCAAATATGTCGCGGGCACCGGCGAGCTCGCCGTTCTCTGCGGCGCGCTGCTCGGCGCCGGCCTCGGTTTTCTCTGGTTCAATGCCCCACCAGCTTCGATCTTCATGGGCGACACCGGCTCGCTCGCGCTCGGCGGCATGTTGGGTGCGATCGCGGTCGCGGTGAAGCACGAGATCGTGCTCGCGGTGATCGGCGGCCTGTTCGTGCTGGAGGCGGTCTCCGTCATCGTGCAGGTGGTGTCGTTCAAGCTCACCGGAAAGCGCATCTTCCGGATGGCCCCGATCCATCACCATTTCGAGCAGCTCGGCTGGACCGAGCCGCAGATCGTGATCCGGTTCTGGATCATCTCGGTGATGCTGGCGCTCGCCGGCCTGTCGACGCTGAAGCTGCGGTGA
- the murD gene encoding UDP-N-acetylmuramoyl-L-alanine--D-glutamate ligase, with product MIPVTSFAGKTVAVFGLGGSGLASCHALKAGGAEVIAADDNAENVAKAAQAGFITADLRNVSWANFAALVLAPGVPLTHPVPHWSVLKAREAAIEVIGDIELFCRERRRHAPDAPFVAITGTNGKSTTTALIAHLTKVAGYDTQMGGNIGTAILSLEPPRRGRVHVIEMSSYQIDLTPSLDPSVGILLNVSEDHIDRHGTIAHYAGVKERLVAGVLAGGTAIVGVDDGYCRDIADRLDRAGKTVVRISVRNPLASGIHVEHGSIVRTAGGARSEIAKLGGIGSLRGLHNAQNAACAAGAALAMGISLDVLQNGLRSFPGLAHRMEQVGRRGNVLFVNDSKGTNADATAHALSSFSDIFWIAGGKPKAGGITSLASFFPRIRKAYLIGEAAQEFSGTLGTQVAHEISQTLDVAVEHAARDAEASGLTDAVVLLSPACASFDQYRNFEIRGTKFRELVQALPGVKPVV from the coding sequence ATGATCCCGGTTACGTCTTTCGCCGGCAAGACGGTCGCGGTGTTCGGCCTCGGCGGCTCCGGGCTCGCCTCCTGTCACGCCTTGAAGGCCGGCGGCGCCGAGGTGATCGCCGCCGACGACAATGCCGAGAACGTCGCCAAGGCCGCGCAGGCCGGTTTCATCACAGCGGATTTGCGCAACGTCTCCTGGGCGAATTTCGCGGCGCTCGTGCTCGCGCCCGGCGTGCCGCTGACGCATCCGGTGCCGCACTGGAGCGTGCTGAAGGCGCGCGAGGCGGCTATCGAGGTGATCGGCGACATCGAGCTGTTCTGCCGCGAGCGGCGGCGCCATGCGCCGGACGCGCCGTTCGTCGCCATCACCGGCACCAACGGCAAGTCGACCACGACCGCGCTGATCGCGCACTTAACGAAAGTCGCCGGCTACGACACCCAGATGGGCGGCAATATCGGCACCGCGATCCTGTCACTGGAGCCGCCGCGCAGGGGCCGCGTCCACGTCATCGAGATGTCGTCCTACCAGATCGACCTCACGCCCTCGCTCGATCCCTCCGTCGGCATTCTGCTCAATGTCAGCGAGGACCACATCGATCGGCACGGCACCATCGCACATTACGCCGGGGTGAAAGAGCGCCTCGTGGCGGGTGTGCTGGCAGGCGGCACCGCGATTGTCGGCGTCGATGACGGCTATTGCCGCGACATCGCCGATAGGCTCGATCGCGCCGGCAAGACCGTGGTGCGCATCTCCGTGAGGAATCCGCTGGCGAGCGGCATCCATGTCGAGCACGGCAGCATCGTGCGCACCGCGGGCGGCGCCCGCAGCGAGATCGCAAAACTCGGCGGCATCGGTTCGCTGCGCGGCCTGCACAACGCTCAGAACGCAGCCTGCGCTGCCGGCGCCGCGCTCGCGATGGGCATCAGCCTCGACGTGCTTCAGAACGGCCTGCGCAGCTTTCCCGGCCTGGCGCATCGCATGGAGCAGGTCGGCCGCCGCGGCAACGTGCTGTTCGTCAACGATTCCAAGGGCACCAACGCCGACGCCACTGCGCATGCGCTGTCGTCCTTTTCGGACATCTTCTGGATCGCCGGCGGCAAGCCGAAGGCGGGCGGCATTACCAGCCTGGCTTCTTTCTTCCCTCGCATCCGAAAAGCCTATCTGATCGGCGAAGCCGCGCAGGAGTTTTCGGGAACGCTGGGCACGCAAGTCGCGCACGAGATCAGCCAGACGCTGGATGTCGCGGTCGAGCACGCCGCGCGCGATGCGGAAGCCTCGGGCCTCACCGATGCGGTCGTGCTGCTCTCACCCGCCTGCGCCTCCTTCGACCAGTACCGCAACTTCGAAATCCGCGGCACAAAGTTCCGCGAGCTGGTGCAGGCGCTGCCGGGCGTGAAGCCGGTGGTGTGA
- the ftsW gene encoding putative lipid II flippase FtsW, with protein sequence MLSREERTPFSEWWWTVDKPLLGAILVLMLTGVILSLAASPPVATRIGLDPFHFFSRHVFFLAPSCMVLLGVSFLSPRSIRRSALIIFAVSIILIVLTLAIGPEVKGSRRWITLLGVNIQASEIAKPSFVVIAAWLFAESTKRPEMPATSMALVLLLMLVSLLVMEPDFGQTMLILMVWGSLFFIAGMRMIWVFGLAGLGGAGLFSAYLFVPHVAGRIKRFMNPASGDTFQVDTAMEAFYNGGWFGLGPGEGIAKRSLPDSHTDFVFAVAAEEFGIILCLAMLALFAFVVIRTLSRAYANEDMFSRFAASGLAILFGVQAAINMSVNLQLIPAKGMTLPFISYGGSSIVSLAYGVGMMLALTRLRPRTEVEASGHAEAMRSYA encoded by the coding sequence ATGCTCTCCCGTGAAGAACGCACCCCCTTTTCCGAATGGTGGTGGACCGTCGACAAGCCGCTGCTCGGGGCCATCCTGGTACTGATGCTAACCGGAGTGATCCTGTCGCTGGCGGCGAGCCCGCCCGTTGCCACCCGCATCGGGCTCGATCCCTTCCACTTCTTCAGCCGCCACGTGTTCTTCCTGGCGCCGTCCTGCATGGTGCTGCTTGGGGTGTCCTTCCTGTCGCCGCGGTCGATCCGCCGCAGCGCGCTGATCATCTTCGCGGTCAGCATCATCCTGATCGTGCTGACGCTCGCGATCGGCCCGGAGGTGAAGGGCTCGCGACGCTGGATCACGCTGCTCGGCGTCAACATCCAGGCTTCGGAAATCGCCAAACCGTCCTTCGTCGTCATCGCTGCCTGGCTGTTTGCGGAATCGACCAAACGGCCGGAGATGCCGGCGACCTCGATGGCCCTGGTGCTGCTGTTGATGCTGGTCTCGCTCTTGGTGATGGAGCCGGACTTCGGCCAGACCATGCTGATCCTGATGGTGTGGGGCTCGCTGTTCTTTATCGCGGGCATGCGCATGATCTGGGTGTTTGGTCTCGCAGGTCTCGGCGGCGCCGGCCTGTTCAGCGCGTACCTCTTTGTTCCGCACGTGGCAGGACGCATCAAGCGCTTCATGAATCCCGCCTCCGGCGACACCTTCCAGGTCGATACCGCCATGGAAGCCTTTTACAATGGCGGCTGGTTTGGCCTTGGACCAGGCGAGGGAATTGCAAAACGCAGCCTGCCGGACAGCCACACTGACTTCGTGTTTGCAGTCGCGGCCGAAGAGTTCGGCATCATCCTGTGCCTTGCCATGCTGGCGCTGTTCGCTTTCGTCGTGATCCGCACGCTGTCGCGCGCCTATGCCAATGAAGACATGTTCTCGCGCTTTGCCGCTTCCGGCCTGGCGATCCTGTTCGGCGTGCAGGCCGCGATCAACATGTCGGTCAACCTCCAGCTCATCCCTGCCAAGGGCATGACGCTGCCGTTCATCTCCTATGGCGGCTCCTCGATCGTGTCGCTCGCCTATGGCGTCGGCATGATGCTGGCGCTGACGCGGCTGCGCCCACGCACCGAGGTCGAGGCCAGCGGCCATGCCGAGGCGATGCGCAGCTACGCCTGA
- the murG gene encoding undecaprenyldiphospho-muramoylpentapeptide beta-N-acetylglucosaminyltransferase yields MDTSPLILLAAGGTGGHLFPAEALGVELIRRGFRVRLVTDERALRYSGLFSKEMIDVVASETARGRNPLQLAYAGLTLAAGTLSAYRLIKRLRPVAVVGFGGYPTLPPLVAAKFAGVPGIIHEANAVLGRANRFLSGRVRAIATSLPGVLDRDPALSGKTTTVGTPMRPAILAAAGVKYAAPEVNGPLRLLVVGGSQGARIMADIVPGAIERLESSLWSRLILTQQVRDEDMARVRVVYDKLKIKAELAAFFTDLPARLAANHLVVSRSGAGTVAELAAIGRPSILVPLPGSIDQDQFANAGVLAKVDGAIRIPQTEFTSDRLASEISAFAAEPARLAAMAEAARSAGRLDAAERLADLVIKVAGI; encoded by the coding sequence ATGGACACGTCCCCTTTGATTCTTCTCGCCGCGGGCGGCACCGGCGGCCATCTGTTTCCGGCCGAGGCGCTCGGCGTCGAGTTGATCCGGCGCGGCTTTCGCGTCCGCCTCGTTACCGACGAGCGTGCGCTGCGCTATAGCGGGCTGTTCAGCAAGGAGATGATCGACGTCGTCGCCAGCGAGACCGCGCGCGGCCGCAATCCGTTGCAGCTCGCTTATGCCGGCCTCACGCTCGCCGCCGGCACGCTGTCCGCGTATCGCCTGATCAAACGGCTCAGGCCCGTCGCGGTCGTCGGCTTCGGCGGCTATCCGACGCTGCCGCCGCTGGTCGCGGCAAAGTTCGCCGGCGTGCCCGGCATCATCCATGAGGCCAACGCCGTGCTCGGCCGCGCCAACCGGTTTCTGTCGGGCCGCGTCCGCGCCATCGCGACGTCGCTGCCTGGCGTGCTCGACCGCGATCCGGCGCTGTCAGGCAAGACCACGACTGTCGGCACACCGATGCGTCCCGCGATCCTCGCTGCGGCCGGCGTGAAATACGCCGCGCCCGAGGTGAACGGCCCGCTGCGCCTGCTCGTCGTCGGCGGCAGCCAGGGCGCGCGTATCATGGCCGACATCGTGCCCGGCGCGATCGAGCGCCTCGAGTCTTCGTTGTGGAGCAGGCTCATTCTGACCCAGCAGGTCCGCGACGAGGACATGGCGCGCGTGCGCGTGGTCTACGACAAGCTCAAGATCAAGGCCGAGCTCGCGGCGTTCTTCACCGATCTGCCGGCGCGGCTTGCCGCCAACCATCTGGTGGTATCGCGCTCCGGCGCCGGCACGGTGGCCGAGCTCGCGGCGATCGGCCGGCCCTCGATCCTAGTGCCGCTGCCGGGCTCGATCGACCAGGACCAGTTCGCCAATGCCGGCGTGCTGGCCAAGGTCGATGGCGCGATCCGCATCCCGCAGACCGAGTTTACGTCGGACCGTCTCGCGTCCGAGATTTCGGCCTTCGCCGCCGAGCCCGCACGTCTCGCCGCCATGGCTGAGGCCGCCCGCAGCGCCGGCCGGCTCGACGCCGCGGAACGGCTGGCCGATCTGGTGATCAAAGTCGCTGGAATCTGA
- the murC gene encoding UDP-N-acetylmuramate--L-alanine ligase, with product MRLPREIGPIHFVGIGGIGMSGIAEVLVNLGYAVQGSDASDNYNLDRLRKNGAKVSVGHRGENVDGAEVVVVSSAIKRDNPELMAARERRIPVVRRAEMLAELMRLKSCVAIAGTHGKTTTTTMVATLLDAGGLDPTVINGGIINAYGSNARLGAGDWMVVEADESDGTFLKLPTDVAVVTNVDPEHLDHFKTFEAVQDAFRNFVGNLPFYGFAVMCIDHPVVQTIVGQIEDRRIITYGENPQADVRFVDLTPMGGGSRFKVAFRDRKTGAVHEIADLMLPMPGRHNASNATAAIAVARELGVSDAAIRKAIATFGGVKRRFTKTGEWNGVTVIDDYGHHPVEIAAVLKAARESTNGKIIAVVQPHRYTRLQSLFEEFCTCFNDADAVVVADVYAAGEAPIEGIDRDHFVAGLRAHGHREVVPLPGAPELAGIVKGLARSGDLVVCLGAGNITQWAYALPDQLKALG from the coding sequence ATGAGACTGCCGCGCGAGATCGGACCCATCCACTTCGTCGGGATCGGCGGGATCGGCATGAGCGGGATCGCCGAGGTGCTGGTCAATCTCGGCTACGCCGTGCAGGGCTCGGACGCCTCGGACAATTACAATCTCGACCGCCTGCGCAAGAACGGCGCCAAGGTCTCGGTCGGCCACAGGGGCGAGAATGTCGACGGCGCCGAGGTGGTCGTGGTGTCCTCCGCGATCAAGCGCGACAATCCGGAACTGATGGCGGCGCGCGAGCGGCGCATTCCCGTGGTGCGCCGCGCCGAGATGCTGGCCGAGCTGATGCGGCTCAAAAGCTGCGTCGCCATTGCCGGCACCCACGGCAAGACCACGACGACCACGATGGTCGCAACGCTGCTCGATGCCGGCGGGCTCGATCCCACCGTGATCAACGGCGGCATCATCAATGCCTATGGCTCCAACGCGCGGCTCGGGGCCGGCGACTGGATGGTGGTCGAGGCCGACGAAAGCGACGGAACGTTCTTGAAGCTGCCGACCGATGTCGCTGTTGTCACCAATGTCGATCCCGAGCATCTCGACCACTTCAAGACCTTCGAGGCCGTGCAGGACGCGTTCCGGAATTTTGTCGGGAACCTGCCGTTCTACGGCTTCGCCGTGATGTGCATCGACCATCCCGTGGTGCAGACCATCGTCGGCCAGATCGAGGATCGCCGCATCATCACTTACGGCGAAAATCCGCAGGCCGATGTGCGGTTCGTCGATCTGACCCCGATGGGCGGCGGCTCCAGGTTCAAGGTCGCGTTCCGCGATCGCAAGACAGGGGCCGTGCACGAGATCGCAGATCTCATGCTGCCGATGCCGGGCCGTCACAATGCTTCCAACGCGACGGCGGCGATCGCGGTCGCGCGCGAGCTTGGTGTCTCCGACGCTGCGATCCGCAAGGCGATCGCGACCTTCGGCGGCGTCAAGCGCCGCTTCACCAAGACCGGCGAATGGAACGGCGTCACCGTGATCGACGATTACGGCCATCACCCCGTCGAGATTGCTGCGGTGCTGAAGGCTGCCAGGGAATCCACCAACGGCAAGATCATCGCCGTGGTGCAGCCGCACCGCTACACCCGCCTGCAATCGCTGTTCGAGGAATTTTGCACCTGCTTCAACGACGCCGATGCGGTTGTTGTCGCCGACGTCTATGCCGCCGGCGAAGCGCCGATCGAAGGCATCGACCGCGATCATTTCGTCGCCGGCCTGCGCGCCCATGGCCACCGCGAGGTGGTGCCGCTGCCGGGGGCGCCGGAGCTTGCGGGTATCGTCAAGGGATTGGCGAGGTCCGGCGATCTCGTTGTGTGCTTAGGGGCCGGTAACATCACGCAATGGGCATATGCATTGCCGGACCAGTTGAAGGCGCTGGGGTAG
- the murB gene encoding UDP-N-acetylmuramate dehydrogenase, translating to MGFPDITPELKAAMPDLRGRLLANQSLAELTWFRVGGPAQALFTPADEDDLAYFLAHLASDIPVYVVGVGSNLIVRDGGVAGVVIRLAPRAFGEVTASGDIVTAGAAALDKRVAEVAASASIGGLEFYFGIPGTIGGALRMNAGANGGETKDVLIEARGVGRDGTRHVFSNADMKFVYRSSGLDPSIIFTSARFRGEIRDTDAIRARMAEVQSHRETAQPIREKTGGSTFKNPSGHSAWKLVDAAGCRGLRVGGAQVSEMHCNFLINTGDATAHDIETLGETVRERVKANSGIELHWEIKRIGIPI from the coding sequence GTGGGATTTCCCGACATAACGCCCGAACTCAAAGCCGCGATGCCTGATCTTCGCGGCCGGCTGCTGGCCAACCAGTCGCTCGCCGAGCTGACCTGGTTTCGCGTCGGCGGTCCGGCGCAGGCGCTGTTCACGCCGGCGGATGAGGACGATCTCGCGTACTTCCTCGCGCATCTCGCGTCCGACATCCCCGTCTATGTCGTCGGTGTCGGCTCCAATCTCATCGTGCGCGATGGCGGCGTGGCCGGCGTGGTGATCCGCCTTGCGCCACGCGCCTTCGGCGAGGTGACCGCGAGCGGCGACATCGTCACCGCGGGCGCTGCTGCGCTTGACAAGCGCGTGGCGGAAGTGGCGGCCTCCGCCAGTATCGGCGGGCTCGAATTTTATTTCGGCATTCCCGGCACCATCGGCGGCGCGCTGCGCATGAATGCGGGCGCCAATGGCGGCGAAACCAAGGACGTGCTGATCGAGGCGCGCGGCGTCGGGCGCGACGGCACCAGGCACGTCTTCTCCAACGCCGACATGAAATTCGTCTATCGCAGCAGCGGCCTCGATCCCTCCATCATCTTCACCTCCGCGCGCTTTCGCGGCGAGATCAGGGACACCGATGCGATCCGCGCGCGCATGGCGGAGGTGCAGAGCCATCGCGAGACCGCGCAGCCGATCCGCGAGAAGACCGGCGGCTCGACCTTCAAGAATCCGTCCGGCCATTCCGCCTGGAAGCTGGTCGACGCCGCCGGCTGCCGCGGCTTGCGCGTCGGCGGCGCGCAGGTCTCGGAGATGCACTGCAATTTCCTGATCAACACCGGCGATGCCACCGCGCACGACATCGAGACGCTGGGCGAGACCGTGCGCGAACGGGTGAAGGCGAATTCCGGAATCGAGCTACACTGGGAAATCAAGCGGATTGGAATTCCTATTTAA